In Deinococcus psychrotolerans, a genomic segment contains:
- a CDS encoding TSUP family transporter codes for MPDPSVLLYGLPLAFLAGFIDAVAGGGGTITLPTLIFMGLPPAQAVATNKLLAIFGSASSTWQYGRSGHIEWPLVLRLVPLALIGSAIGAYLVHFVDPNIFKNLVAVIILGVGALVLTSKKFGVTDKYPGLTTRVLALILPGTLVVSLYDGFIGPGTGTFLMFLFALSGFNLVRSSGNARAINLATNAGAFIFFLIGGKMIFWIGLPMGAANALGAYVGAKMAMLRGSAFIKVVYAFIVLVVAARLLIH; via the coding sequence ATGCCCGATCCTAGCGTTCTTCTCTACGGCCTGCCGCTGGCCTTCCTTGCCGGATTTATCGACGCGGTGGCGGGCGGCGGCGGCACCATCACGCTGCCCACTTTGATTTTTATGGGCCTGCCGCCTGCTCAGGCGGTGGCGACCAACAAGCTGCTGGCCATTTTCGGCTCCGCCAGCTCCACTTGGCAGTACGGGCGCTCTGGGCATATCGAGTGGCCGCTGGTACTGCGATTGGTGCCGCTGGCCCTGATCGGCAGCGCCATAGGCGCGTATTTGGTGCATTTCGTCGACCCCAACATCTTCAAGAATCTGGTGGCAGTGATCATTTTGGGCGTCGGGGCGCTGGTTTTGACCAGCAAAAAATTCGGCGTCACCGACAAGTATCCGGGCCTGACCACTCGGGTCTTGGCCCTCATCTTGCCCGGCACCCTGGTGGTCAGCCTCTACGACGGCTTTATCGGCCCCGGCACCGGCACTTTCTTGATGTTTCTTTTTGCGCTTTCCGGCTTCAACTTGGTGCGGTCATCCGGCAACGCCAGAGCCATCAACTTGGCCACCAACGCGGGCGCGTTCATCTTCTTTTTAATCGGCGGAAAAATGATCTTCTGGATCGGCCTGCCGATGGGCGCGGCCAACGCGTTGGGCGCTTATGTGGGCGCAAAAATGGCGATGTTGCGCGGCAGCGCTTTTATCAAGGTGGTTTACGCTTTTATCGTGTTGGTGGTGGCGGCGCGGCTACTTATTCACTGA
- a CDS encoding amino acid ABC transporter permease yields MSAPSPRPAAPRSTPLAGWTLGAWLLGAAAAFYLLFLLISVVLKLMPEPIGSRASLFVDGARITLLLTVVSGVIGLMIGLLAGLMKTSSLWVTRAPAGFFVWLVRGTPLLVQILFVYNALPPLLQKIGINVQLDEFWSAVVALSLNVGAYNAEVIRAGIQAIPRGQGEAARSLGLSGAQTMTSIILPQALRVVVPPLVNNLVALLKDSSLASAIALVELTLSGQRVSSETFQPIPVLTTVAAVYLALTTVMTTFTDQLERRIKIAGR; encoded by the coding sequence GTGAGCGCTCCGTCCCCCAGGCCCGCTGCGCCCCGCTCAACGCCCCTCGCCGGCTGGACGTTGGGCGCTTGGCTGCTCGGCGCAGCGGCGGCTTTTTACTTGTTGTTTTTGCTGATCAGCGTGGTGCTCAAGCTGATGCCGGAGCCGATTGGCTCACGCGCAAGTTTGTTTGTGGACGGTGCACGCATCACCTTGCTGCTGACGGTGGTTTCGGGCGTCATTGGCCTCATGATCGGCTTGTTGGCTGGACTGATGAAAACCAGCTCGCTGTGGGTGACCCGCGCACCAGCAGGCTTTTTCGTCTGGCTGGTGCGCGGCACGCCGCTGCTGGTTCAGATTTTGTTTGTCTACAATGCTTTGCCGCCCTTGCTGCAAAAGATCGGTATCAATGTGCAGCTCGACGAATTCTGGTCGGCGGTGGTGGCCCTCTCGCTCAACGTTGGGGCTTACAACGCTGAAGTCATCCGGGCGGGCATTCAGGCCATTCCCAGGGGACAGGGTGAGGCGGCCCGCAGCTTGGGCCTCAGTGGAGCGCAGACCATGACCAGCATCATCTTGCCGCAGGCGCTCAGGGTCGTGGTGCCGCCGCTGGTCAACAACTTGGTGGCGCTGCTCAAAGACTCCTCGCTGGCCTCAGCCATCGCGCTGGTCGAACTCACGCTGTCGGGGCAGCGGGTCAGCAGCGAAACCTTCCAGCCGATTCCAGTGCTGACCACGGTGGCTGCCGTTTACCTCGCCCTGACCACCGTCATGACCACCTTCACCGATCAGCTTGAGCGGCGCATCAAGATCGCCGGCCGGTGA
- a CDS encoding ABC transporter substrate-binding protein has product MKRTILALTALTLLASAAQARTWDQIKAAGTIKIATEGAFKPFNYFEGKKLTGFEIDLADAIAKQLGLKVEWITQPFDNLLIGLGQDRYDFVIASHGISPERAKAVDFSDPHYCTGGAIVSKPGGPKSAADLVGKTVVVQVGTTYLDNVKKIKGIKDVKTFQKDTDAQAALMSGRADAWVSDKFLGLDAIKSVPGKLVQGDLLFQEKIAMAVKKGNTSLTKELNASLSKLENNGVYAKLSNQYFGQDIRCK; this is encoded by the coding sequence ATGAAACGAACCATCCTTGCCCTCACCGCGCTGACCCTACTCGCATCCGCCGCGCAGGCCCGTACTTGGGATCAGATCAAGGCAGCTGGCACCATCAAAATTGCCACCGAGGGAGCCTTTAAGCCGTTTAACTACTTTGAAGGCAAGAAGCTGACCGGCTTTGAAATAGATTTGGCCGACGCGATTGCCAAACAGCTCGGCCTCAAAGTCGAGTGGATCACCCAGCCGTTCGACAACTTGCTGATCGGCCTCGGCCAAGACCGCTACGACTTCGTGATCGCCTCGCACGGCATTTCTCCTGAGCGGGCCAAAGCAGTGGACTTTTCCGATCCGCATTACTGCACCGGCGGCGCGATAGTCAGCAAGCCCGGCGGCCCCAAGTCGGCTGCCGATCTGGTGGGCAAAACGGTAGTGGTGCAAGTCGGCACGACTTACCTCGACAATGTCAAGAAGATCAAAGGCATTAAAGATGTCAAGACCTTCCAAAAAGACACCGACGCTCAGGCCGCACTGATGTCGGGCCGCGCCGACGCTTGGGTCAGTGACAAGTTTTTGGGTCTGGACGCCATCAAGTCCGTGCCGGGCAAGCTGGTGCAGGGCGACCTGTTGTTTCAAGAAAAGATTGCGATGGCCGTTAAGAAGGGCAATACGAGCCTCACCAAAGAACTCAACGCCAGCCTTTCCAAGCTTGAAAACAACGGCGTTTATGCCAAGCTTAGCAACCAATACTTCGGTCAAGATATTCGCTGCAAGTAA
- a CDS encoding ABC transporter ATP-binding protein, with the protein MADVILEHVYKRYGKDSVAVSDFNLNVVDGEFMVFVGPSGCGKSTTLRMIAGLEDISDGILKIGDRVVNDVPPKDRDIAMVFQNYALYPHMNVYENMAFGLKLRKTPKDEIEKRVRDAAKILQIEHLLGRKPKELSGGQRQRVAMGRAIVREPKVFLMDEPLSNLDAKLRVEVRSQISQIHQRLGTTIIYVTHDQVEAMTLGNRIVVMKDGVMMQVDSPLNLYDYPQNKFVAGFIGSPSMNFLTARVQNGQFVVGNSKVSPRGPLAQSIKAYEGKEVFMGIRPEHIGVRGMTNIPEGENFLQGKVLVVEPLGAQTDFMLEVNGQTMVAKVEGHAHIKPGDVVDVVVDNVRLHAFDTVTEMAIDRGQPMGTRGQADSNEGVAGRAGNQTNMANQTSLTKEVIVASTD; encoded by the coding sequence ATGGCAGATGTCATTCTGGAACACGTATACAAGCGCTACGGCAAAGACAGCGTCGCCGTTTCCGACTTCAACCTCAATGTGGTTGACGGCGAGTTTATGGTGTTCGTCGGGCCGTCAGGCTGCGGTAAATCCACCACCCTGCGAATGATTGCCGGGCTCGAAGACATCTCTGACGGCATCCTGAAAATCGGTGACCGGGTGGTCAACGACGTGCCGCCCAAAGACCGCGACATCGCCATGGTGTTTCAGAACTACGCGCTCTACCCCCACATGAACGTCTACGAGAACATGGCTTTCGGCCTCAAGCTCCGCAAGACCCCCAAAGACGAAATCGAGAAGCGGGTGCGTGACGCCGCCAAGATTTTGCAAATCGAGCATTTGCTGGGCCGCAAGCCCAAAGAACTCTCCGGTGGTCAGCGTCAGCGCGTGGCGATGGGACGCGCCATCGTGCGCGAGCCGAAAGTCTTCCTCATGGACGAGCCGCTTTCCAACCTCGATGCCAAGTTGCGCGTCGAAGTGCGCTCGCAGATCAGCCAGATTCACCAACGCCTCGGCACCACCATCATTTACGTGACCCACGATCAGGTCGAGGCCATGACGCTGGGCAACCGCATCGTGGTCATGAAAGACGGCGTGATGATGCAAGTCGATTCGCCGCTCAACCTCTACGATTACCCCCAGAACAAGTTCGTGGCCGGCTTCATCGGCAGCCCTTCGATGAACTTCCTGACTGCACGCGTCCAAAACGGGCAATTCGTGGTGGGCAATTCCAAAGTCTCGCCGCGTGGCCCGCTGGCCCAGAGCATCAAGGCTTACGAAGGCAAGGAAGTCTTCATGGGCATTCGCCCGGAGCATATCGGCGTGCGCGGCATGACCAACATTCCCGAGGGCGAAAACTTCCTTCAAGGCAAGGTGTTGGTCGTTGAGCCGCTGGGCGCACAGACCGACTTCATGCTGGAAGTCAACGGCCAGACCATGGTCGCCAAAGTCGAGGGCCACGCCCACATCAAGCCCGGCGACGTGGTCGACGTGGTGGTCGACAATGTCCGCCTCCACGCTTTCGATACTGTCACCGAGATGGCGATTGACCGTGGTCAGCCGATGGGTACCCGTGGTCAGGCCGACAGCAACGAAGGCGTTGCAGGCCGTGCAGGCAACCAAACCAATATGGCCAACCAGACCAGCCTCACCAAAGAAGTCATCGTCGCTTCAACCGACTAA